One part of the Sciurus carolinensis chromosome 6, mSciCar1.2, whole genome shotgun sequence genome encodes these proteins:
- the Bhmt2 gene encoding S-methylmethionine--homocysteine S-methyltransferase BHMT2, with product MAPAGGPRAKKGILERLDAGEVVIGDGSFLLTLEKRGYVKAGLWTPEAVIEHPDAVRQLHMEFLRAGSNVMQTFTFSASEEKMESKWEAVNAAACDLAREVADKGDALVAGGISQTSLYKHHKDEARIKKLFRLQLEVFARKNVDFLIAEYFEHVEEAVWAVEVLKEYGKPVAVSMCINPEGDKDNVTPGECAVKLGKAGANIIGVNCRFGPQTSIQTMKLMKEGLGAAGLKAHLMVQSLGFHTPDCGKGGYLDLPEYPFALEPRLVTRWDIQKYAREAYDLGVRYIGGCCGFEPYHIRAIAEELAPERGFLPPASEKHDSWGSGLSTHTKPWIRARAKREYWENLLPASGRPFCPSLSKPDN from the exons GGTATTTTAGAACGTCTGGATGCTGGGGAGGTGGTGATTGGGGATGGCAGCTTTCTCCTAACTTTGGAGAAGAGAGGCTATGTGAAGGCTGGGCTCTGGACTCCTGAAGCAGTGATAGAACATCCAGATGCAG TTCGTCAGCTTCACATGGAATTCTTGAGAGCAGGCTCAAATGTCATGCAGACTTTCACCTTTTCTGCCagtgaagaaaaaatggaaagcaag TGGGAAGCTGTAAATGCTGCTGCCTGTGACCTCGCCAGGGAAGTGGCTGACAAAGGTGATGCTCTGGTGGCCGGGGGGATCAGCCAGACATCATTGTATAAACACCACAAGGATGAAGCTAGAATTAAGAAGCTTTTTCGTCTACAACTGGAGGTTTTTGCCAGGAAAAATGTGGACTTCTTGATTGCAGAG TATTTTGAGCATGTCGAAGAAGCTGTGTGGGCTGTGGAAGTCTTAAAAGAATATGGGAAACCTGTGGCAGTTTCCATGTGCATAAACCCAGAAGGAGACAAGGATAATGTGACACCTGGAGAATGTGCTGTGAAGCTGGGGAAGGCAG GGGCTAACATCATTGGTGTGAACTGCCGATTTGGGCCCCAGACCAGCATACAGACGATGAAGCTCATGAAGGAGGGCCTGGGGGCTGCAGGGCTGAAAGCCCACCTGATGGTACAGTCCCTGGGGTTTCACACACCTGACTGTGGCAAAGGAGGGTATTTGGATCTCCCAGAATACCCTTTTG CACTGGAGCCCAGACTTGTAACCAGATGGGATATTCAAAAATATGCCAGAGAGGCCTACGACCTGGGGGTCAGGTACATAGGTGGGTGCTGTGGATTTGAGCCCTACCACATCAGGGCGATTGCAGAGGAGCTGGCCCCAGAAAGGGGATTTTTGCCACCAGCTTCAGAAAAACATGACAGCTGGGGAAGTGGTCTCAGTACGCACACAAAACCCTGGATTAGAGCAAg ggCTAAGAGGGAATATTGGGAGAATCTGCTGCCAGCTTCAGGCCGACCTTTCTGTCCTTCACTATCAAAGCCAGACAATTAG